The proteins below are encoded in one region of Pacificitalea manganoxidans:
- the nuoF gene encoding NADH-quinone oxidoreductase subunit NuoF has protein sequence MLKDQDRIFTNLYGMHDRTLAGAQKRGHWDGTAGILEKGRDWIIDEMKASGLRGRGGAGFPTGLKWSFMPKESDGRPHYLVVNADESEPATCKDREIMRHDPHTLIEGCLIASFAMGAHAAYIYIRGEYIREREALQAAIDEAYDAGLVGRNASGSGWDFDIYLHHGAGAYICGEETALIESLEGKKGMPRMKPPFPAGAGLYGCPTTVNNVESIAVVPTILRRGGEWFSSFGRPNNAGTKLFAITGHVNTPSVFEETMSMSMKEMIERHGGGIRGGWKNLKAIIPGGASCPILPAEACEDAIMDFDWMRENKSSLGTGCMIVMDNDTDVVKAVWRLTKFFKHESCGQCTPCREGTGWMMRVMDRLVTGEAEVEEIDMLLDVTKQVEGHTICALGDAAAWPIQGLIRHFRNEIEDRIKHKRTGRVSAVAAE, from the coding sequence ATGCTGAAAGACCAGGACCGGATCTTTACCAACCTCTACGGCATGCACGACCGCACCCTTGCCGGGGCGCAGAAGCGTGGCCATTGGGACGGCACCGCCGGCATCCTTGAAAAGGGCCGCGACTGGATCATCGACGAAATGAAGGCCAGCGGCCTGCGGGGCCGGGGCGGCGCTGGCTTTCCCACCGGGCTGAAATGGTCCTTCATGCCGAAGGAAAGCGACGGGCGTCCGCATTATTTGGTCGTCAACGCCGACGAATCCGAGCCCGCGACCTGCAAGGACCGCGAAATCATGCGCCACGATCCGCATACGCTGATCGAAGGTTGCCTGATCGCCAGTTTCGCCATGGGCGCGCATGCCGCCTATATCTACATCCGGGGCGAATATATCCGCGAACGCGAGGCGCTTCAGGCCGCGATTGACGAGGCTTATGACGCGGGGCTCGTGGGCCGCAATGCCTCTGGCTCCGGCTGGGATTTTGACATCTACCTGCATCACGGCGCGGGCGCTTATATCTGTGGCGAGGAAACCGCCCTGATCGAAAGCCTTGAGGGCAAGAAGGGCATGCCGCGGATGAAGCCGCCATTCCCTGCGGGTGCGGGTCTCTATGGCTGCCCCACCACCGTCAACAACGTCGAGTCGATCGCGGTCGTGCCGACGATCCTGCGGCGCGGTGGCGAATGGTTCTCCTCCTTCGGGCGGCCTAACAACGCGGGCACCAAGCTGTTCGCGATCACCGGCCATGTGAACACGCCTTCGGTTTTCGAAGAAACCATGTCGATGTCGATGAAGGAGATGATCGAGCGGCACGGCGGCGGCATTCGCGGCGGCTGGAAAAACCTGAAAGCGATCATCCCCGGTGGCGCGTCCTGCCCGATCCTGCCGGCTGAGGCCTGCGAAGACGCGATCATGGATTTCGACTGGATGCGCGAGAACAAATCCTCGCTCGGCACCGGCTGCATGATCGTGATGGACAACGACACCGACGTGGTAAAGGCCGTGTGGCGCCTGACCAAGTTCTTCAAGCATGAAAGCTGCGGCCAGTGCACGCCCTGCCGCGAAGGCACCGGTTGGATGATGCGGGTCATGGACCGTCTGGTCACGGGCGAGGCGGAGGTCGAGGAAATCGACATGCTGCTCGACGTGACCAAGCAGGTCGAGGGCCACACCATCTGTGCGCTCGGCGATGCGGCGGCCTGGCCGATCCAGGGTCTGATCCGTCATTTCCGCAATGAAATCGAAGACCGTATCAAGCATAAGCGCACGGGGCGCGTCAGCGCCGTCGCCGCGGAATAA
- a CDS encoding DUF5333 domain-containing protein, giving the protein MTIRRTTRSLALSAFVAPVLMMSATHGAAASLSENKTINDGLFAIAAADEIRKTCPSIDARMLKALGFLNSLESHARQQGYSKREIDDFVDSKADKKRLEKRAADYLAAKGAVSARPETYCTVGRAEIAANSQIGALLKAK; this is encoded by the coding sequence ATGACCATTCGCCGCACCACCCGCAGCCTTGCGCTGTCCGCCTTCGTGGCACCCGTCCTGATGATGTCGGCCACCCATGGCGCCGCCGCATCGCTGTCGGAAAACAAGACCATCAATGACGGCCTGTTCGCCATTGCCGCCGCGGATGAGATCCGCAAAACATGCCCGTCCATCGACGCGCGCATGCTGAAGGCGCTCGGCTTTTTGAACTCGCTGGAAAGCCACGCCCGCCAGCAGGGCTATTCCAAGCGCGAGATCGACGATTTCGTCGACAGCAAGGCCGACAAGAAACGACTGGAAAAGCGCGCCGCCGATTATCTGGCGGCCAAAGGCGCGGTAAGCGCCCGACCCGAGACCTATTGCACCGTGGGCCGCGCCGAGATCGCGGCCAATTCCCAGATCGGTGCGCTGCTGAAAGCGAAGTGA
- the nuoH gene encoding NADH-quinone oxidoreductase subunit NuoH: MAEFIATPFGSLLLIVLQCLLVVAFVMISLLFLVYGDRKVWAAVQMRRGPNVVGVFGLLQSVADALKYVTKEVVIPAGSDKVVFMLAPLTSFVLAMIAWAVIPFSDGWVLSNMNVAVLYVFAVSSLEVYGVIMGGWASNSKYPFLGSLRSAAQMISYEVSIGLIIIGVIISTGSLNFSDIVRAQDGDLGLLNWYWLPHFPMVFLFFISALAETNRSPFDLPEAESELVAGYQVEYSSTPFLLFMAGEYIAIFLMCALTSILFFGGWLSPIPGLPDGALWMVAKMAFFFFMFAMVKAIVPRYRYDQLMRLGWKVFLPFSLAWVVLVSFLAHYGAFWGAYARWTTGG, encoded by the coding sequence ATGGCAGAATTCATAGCAACCCCTTTTGGAAGCCTGCTGCTGATCGTGCTGCAATGCCTGCTCGTTGTGGCGTTCGTGATGATCAGCCTGCTGTTTCTGGTCTATGGTGACCGCAAGGTCTGGGCCGCGGTCCAGATGCGCCGCGGGCCGAACGTCGTGGGGGTCTTCGGGCTTCTGCAGTCGGTGGCCGACGCGCTGAAATACGTCACCAAGGAAGTGGTCATTCCGGCCGGCTCCGACAAGGTGGTGTTCATGCTCGCCCCGCTGACGAGCTTCGTGCTCGCCATGATCGCGTGGGCGGTGATTCCTTTCTCCGACGGCTGGGTGCTGTCGAACATGAACGTGGCCGTGCTCTACGTCTTCGCCGTCTCCTCGCTGGAGGTCTACGGCGTGATCATGGGCGGCTGGGCGTCGAACTCGAAATACCCGTTCTTGGGCTCGCTGCGCTCCGCCGCGCAGATGATTTCCTATGAGGTTTCGATCGGCCTGATCATCATCGGGGTCATCATCTCCACCGGCTCGCTCAACTTCTCCGACATCGTGCGGGCGCAGGATGGCGATCTGGGGCTGCTGAACTGGTATTGGCTGCCGCATTTCCCGATGGTGTTCCTGTTCTTCATCTCGGCGCTGGCGGAAACCAACCGCTCGCCCTTCGACCTGCCCGAAGCTGAATCGGAACTCGTCGCGGGCTATCAGGTGGAATACTCCTCCACGCCGTTCCTGCTGTTCATGGCCGGAGAATATATCGCCATCTTCCTGATGTGCGCGCTGACCTCGATCCTGTTCTTCGGCGGCTGGCTGTCGCCCATTCCCGGCCTGCCCGACGGCGCGCTGTGGATGGTGGCCAAGATGGCGTTCTTCTTCTTCATGTTCGCCATGGTGAAGGCCATCGTGCCCCGCTATCGCTACGACCAGCTGATGCGTCTGGGGTGGAAGGTTTTCCTGCCCTTCTCGCTGGCTTGGGTCGTCCTTGTTTCCTTCCTTGCGCATTACGGCGCGTTCTGGGGCGCCTATGCGCGCTGGACCACCGGAGGCTGA
- a CDS encoding NADH-quinone oxidoreductase subunit D has protein sequence MDGSKFDDALTGEQQIRNFNINFGPQHPAAHGVLRMVLELDGEIVERCDPHIGLLHRGTEKLMESRTYLQNLPYLDRLDYVAPMNQEHAWCLAIEKLTGTNIPRRASLIRVLYSEIGRVLNHLLNVTTQAMDVGALTPPLWGFEEREKLMIFYERACGARLHSAYFRPGGVHQDLPPALIDDIEAWAEQFPARLDDIDELLTENRIFKQRNADIGIISEQEALDWGFSGVMVRGSGMAWDLRRAQPYECYDEFDFQIPIGKNGDCYDRYLCRMAEMRESVKIIKQAVTKLRAEPGEVLVRGKLTPPARGDMKTSMEALIHHFKLYTEGFHVPAGEVYCAVEAPKGEFGVYMVSDGTNKPYRIKLRAPGYLHLQAMDHVSKGHQLADVAALIGTMDIVFGEVDR, from the coding sequence ATGGACGGATCGAAGTTCGACGACGCCCTGACGGGCGAGCAGCAAATCCGCAACTTCAACATCAACTTCGGCCCGCAGCACCCCGCGGCCCACGGCGTGCTGCGCATGGTGCTGGAGCTCGATGGCGAGATCGTGGAACGCTGCGACCCGCATATCGGCCTGCTCCATCGCGGCACCGAGAAGCTGATGGAAAGCCGGACCTACCTGCAAAACCTGCCCTATCTGGACCGGCTCGACTACGTCGCTCCGATGAATCAGGAACATGCATGGTGTCTGGCCATCGAGAAGCTGACCGGCACGAATATTCCGCGCCGCGCGTCGCTGATCCGGGTGCTTTACTCCGAAATCGGCCGGGTTCTGAACCACCTGCTGAACGTGACCACGCAGGCCATGGATGTGGGCGCGCTGACGCCGCCGCTCTGGGGCTTCGAGGAACGCGAGAAGCTGATGATCTTCTACGAGCGGGCCTGTGGCGCGCGCCTGCACTCGGCCTATTTCCGGCCCGGCGGCGTGCATCAGGATCTGCCGCCCGCGCTGATCGACGATATCGAGGCGTGGGCCGAACAATTCCCGGCGCGGTTGGATGATATCGACGAACTGCTGACCGAAAACCGGATCTTTAAGCAGCGCAACGCGGATATCGGCATCATCAGCGAACAGGAGGCGCTCGATTGGGGCTTCTCCGGCGTGATGGTGCGCGGCTCCGGCATGGCATGGGATCTGCGCCGCGCGCAGCCCTACGAATGCTATGATGAATTCGATTTCCAGATCCCCATCGGCAAGAACGGCGATTGCTATGACCGCTACCTGTGCCGCATGGCGGAGATGCGCGAGAGCGTGAAGATCATTAAACAGGCGGTGACCAAGCTGCGCGCGGAGCCGGGCGAAGTTCTGGTGCGCGGTAAGCTGACACCCCCCGCCCGTGGCGACATGAAAACCTCGATGGAAGCGCTGATCCATCATTTCAAGCTCTATACCGAGGGCTTCCACGTCCCGGCGGGCGAGGTTTATTGCGCGGTCGAGGCGCCCAAGGGCGAGTTCGGGGTCTACATGGTGTCCGACGGCACCAACAAACCCTACCGGATCAAGCTGCGCGCACCCGGCTACCTGCACCTGCAGGCGATGGACCATGTGTCCAAGGGCCACCAGCTGGCCGATGTCGCCGCCCTGATCGGCACCATGGATATCGTGTTCGGCGAGGTCGACCGGTGA
- a CDS encoding DUF5337 domain-containing protein encodes MTGSRLSPDERRAETARRGRLVAIVIAVTGLLWIGANALGVSLGWSHSTMAFFDLAALAGFLWAMIVTYQIWRKSRQ; translated from the coding sequence ATGACCGGCTCCCGGCTCTCCCCCGACGAACGCCGTGCGGAAACCGCGCGGCGTGGCCGGTTGGTGGCGATCGTCATCGCCGTGACCGGGCTGTTGTGGATCGGTGCCAATGCTTTGGGCGTCAGCCTCGGCTGGAGCCATTCGACCATGGCCTTTTTCGACCTCGCCGCGCTCGCCGGATTTCTCTGGGCGATGATCGTGACTTATCAGATCTGGCGCAAAAGCCGTCAGTAA
- the nuoE gene encoding NADH-quinone oxidoreductase subunit NuoE: protein MLRRLYHDQPESFAFTPANLEWAQAQITKYPEGRQASAVIPLLWRAQEQEGWLSRPAIETVAKMLDMASIRVLEVATFYFMFQLQPVGTVAHIQVCGTTSCMICGAEDLIAVCKDKIAPKAHQVSADGKFSWEEVECLGACTNAPMAQIGKDYYEDLTAEKLADMLDAMAQGEVPVPGPQNGRFSSEPLGGPVVLTEGADDRLERNASVALALDLGDTLKRIDGTEVPLLTPWQQDGAGKKAGSEAPIPETDAEDDDTRSAGASVDDTGIDKREAPVHSAAEVAEDVTPAEQGDDTPDTARGQSMQDGSDTGAEDKAAAAGTDHVTSEGTANPPAETPEDPSVDAGDTGAASSGTSGSTDTASAKSSTDAAETTTDRTGADETDDLKAVVEAEETPNASEDDAEAGTRPEALDGPRDGKADNLKEIKGVGPKLETQLNELGIYHFEQIANWSQDEIAWVDTHLVGFKGRVTRDDWVAQAKTLAAGGDTEFSKRVDKGDVY, encoded by the coding sequence ATGCTTCGCCGTCTCTATCACGACCAGCCCGAGAGCTTCGCTTTCACGCCCGCCAACCTTGAATGGGCGCAGGCGCAGATTACCAAGTATCCCGAGGGGCGTCAGGCATCCGCGGTCATTCCGCTGCTGTGGCGCGCGCAGGAACAGGAAGGCTGGCTGTCGCGTCCGGCAATCGAGACCGTCGCGAAGATGCTCGACATGGCCTCGATCCGGGTGCTGGAGGTCGCGACCTTCTACTTCATGTTCCAGCTTCAGCCTGTGGGCACCGTCGCGCATATTCAGGTCTGCGGCACCACGTCCTGCATGATCTGCGGCGCCGAGGATCTGATCGCGGTCTGCAAGGACAAGATCGCCCCCAAGGCGCATCAGGTCTCCGCCGACGGCAAATTCTCGTGGGAAGAGGTCGAATGTCTGGGCGCTTGCACGAATGCGCCGATGGCGCAGATCGGCAAGGACTATTACGAAGATCTCACCGCCGAAAAGCTGGCCGACATGCTGGATGCGATGGCACAGGGCGAGGTGCCGGTGCCGGGTCCGCAGAACGGGCGGTTCTCCTCCGAGCCGCTGGGCGGGCCGGTCGTGCTGACCGAAGGTGCCGATGACCGGCTGGAGCGCAACGCCTCCGTCGCGCTGGCGCTGGATCTGGGCGACACGCTGAAACGGATCGACGGCACCGAAGTGCCGCTTCTGACCCCGTGGCAGCAGGACGGGGCTGGCAAGAAAGCCGGGTCCGAAGCGCCGATCCCCGAAACCGACGCCGAGGATGACGATACCCGCTCCGCCGGTGCATCCGTCGACGATACCGGCATCGACAAACGCGAAGCCCCGGTGCATTCCGCCGCCGAAGTGGCCGAGGATGTGACCCCCGCCGAGCAGGGCGACGACACCCCCGACACCGCGCGCGGTCAGTCCATGCAGGACGGCAGCGACACCGGCGCCGAGGATAAGGCCGCCGCAGCGGGCACCGATCACGTCACGTCCGAAGGCACCGCGAACCCGCCCGCCGAGACCCCCGAAGACCCCAGCGTCGACGCGGGCGACACGGGCGCGGCATCCTCCGGCACGTCCGGCAGCACGGACACGGCTTCTGCCAAATCCTCCACCGACGCGGCGGAAACCACGACGGATCGCACCGGCGCGGACGAAACCGACGACCTGAAGGCGGTGGTCGAGGCCGAGGAAACCCCCAACGCCTCCGAAGACGATGCCGAAGCAGGCACCCGCCCCGAGGCGCTGGATGGCCCGCGCGATGGCAAGGCCGACAACTTGAAGGAAATCAAGGGCGTCGGTCCGAAACTGGAAACCCAGCTGAACGAGCTTGGGATCTATCATTTCGAGCAGATCGCCAATTGGTCGCAGGATGAAATCGCGTGGGTGGATACCCATCTGGTCGGCTTCAAGGGCCGCGTGACCCGTGACGATTGGGTCGCACAGGCCAAGACCCTCGCCGCTGGTGGCGATACCGAGTTTTCCAAACGCGTCGACAAGGGTGATGTATACTGA
- the nuoG gene encoding NADH-quinone oxidoreductase subunit NuoG — protein sequence MTDLRKIIIDGKELEVDPAMTLIQACEQIGIEIPRFCYHERLSIAGNCRMCLVEVVGGPPKPAASCAMQVKDLRPGPEGAPPVIKTNSPMVKKAREGVMEFLLINHPLDCPICDQGGECDLQDQAMAYGVDFSRYREPKRATEDLDLGPLVETHMTRCISCTRCVRFTTEVAGITQMGQIGRGEDAEITAYLGETLDSNLQGNIIDLCPVGALVSKPYAFTARPWELTKTESVDVMDALGSSIRVDTKGREVMRILPRNHDGVNEEWISDKTRFVWDGLRRQRLDRPYIRENGKLRPASWGEALAAAATAIKGASKLAGLVGDLAPAEAIYALKQLVEGQGGSVECRTDGAKLPAGNRSGYVGTASIEDIDHARHIQIIGANPAIEAPVLNARIRKAWLHGAEVGLLGEAADLTYDHHHVGTDRKALQELLDRDFNKVREEPSVIIVGQGAIREADGAAVLAAAMKLAEQTDSRLLVLHTAASRVGAMDLGAVTEGGLDAAIDGADVIYNLGADEIEIAAGAFVIYQGSHGDRGAHRADVILPGAAYTEENGLFVNTEGRPQLAFRAGFAPGEAKENWAILRALSAELDAVLPFDSMAQLRQQMVDAVPHLALVDELMENEWQPLDAGTFGDAGFRGAVTDFYLTNPIARASQLMAELSQNARARHSAPIAAE from the coding sequence ATGACCGACCTTCGAAAGATCATCATTGACGGCAAAGAGCTGGAAGTCGATCCGGCGATGACCCTGATCCAGGCTTGCGAGCAGATCGGGATCGAAATCCCGCGCTTTTGCTACCATGAGCGGCTGTCGATCGCGGGCAACTGCCGGATGTGTCTGGTCGAAGTCGTGGGCGGTCCCCCGAAACCTGCCGCGTCCTGCGCCATGCAGGTCAAGGATCTGCGCCCCGGTCCCGAAGGCGCGCCGCCGGTCATCAAGACCAACTCGCCGATGGTGAAGAAGGCCCGCGAGGGGGTGATGGAGTTCCTGCTCATCAACCACCCGCTCGATTGCCCGATTTGCGATCAGGGGGGCGAATGCGACCTTCAGGATCAGGCGATGGCCTATGGCGTGGATTTCTCCCGCTACCGCGAGCCCAAGCGCGCGACCGAGGATCTGGACCTCGGCCCGCTGGTCGAGACGCATATGACGCGCTGCATTTCCTGCACCCGTTGCGTGCGCTTCACGACCGAAGTTGCGGGCATCACCCAGATGGGCCAGATCGGCCGGGGCGAGGACGCGGAAATCACCGCTTATCTGGGCGAAACGCTGGATTCGAACCTTCAGGGCAACATCATCGACCTCTGCCCGGTGGGCGCGCTGGTGTCGAAGCCTTACGCCTTTACCGCCCGCCCGTGGGAACTGACCAAGACCGAGTCGGTCGATGTGATGGATGCGCTCGGCTCCTCCATCCGGGTCGATACCAAGGGCCGCGAAGTGATGCGCATCCTGCCGCGCAACCATGACGGCGTGAACGAGGAATGGATTTCTGACAAGACGCGCTTTGTCTGGGACGGCCTGCGCCGCCAGCGTCTCGATCGGCCCTATATCCGCGAGAACGGCAAACTGCGCCCGGCCAGCTGGGGTGAGGCGCTCGCCGCCGCCGCCACCGCGATCAAGGGCGCGTCGAAGCTTGCCGGTCTGGTTGGCGATCTGGCCCCGGCCGAGGCGATCTATGCGCTCAAGCAACTGGTCGAAGGGCAGGGCGGCTCCGTCGAATGCCGCACCGATGGCGCGAAACTGCCCGCGGGCAACCGCTCGGGCTATGTCGGCACCGCGTCGATCGAGGATATCGATCACGCCCGCCACATCCAGATCATCGGCGCCAACCCGGCAATCGAGGCACCCGTCCTGAACGCCCGCATTCGTAAGGCGTGGCTGCACGGTGCCGAAGTGGGCCTCTTGGGTGAGGCCGCCGATCTGACCTATGACCACCATCACGTCGGCACGGATCGCAAGGCGTTGCAGGAGTTGCTCGACCGCGATTTCAACAAGGTCCGCGAGGAGCCTTCGGTCATCATCGTCGGCCAAGGCGCGATTCGCGAAGCCGACGGCGCTGCCGTTCTGGCCGCCGCGATGAAACTGGCCGAGCAGACCGACAGCCGTCTTCTGGTGCTGCACACCGCCGCCAGCCGTGTCGGCGCGATGGATCTGGGCGCCGTGACCGAAGGCGGGCTCGATGCCGCCATCGACGGCGCGGATGTGATCTATAACCTCGGCGCGGACGAGATCGAAATCGCCGCAGGCGCCTTCGTGATCTATCAGGGCAGCCACGGCGACCGCGGTGCGCACCGCGCCGATGTGATCCTGCCCGGAGCCGCCTATACCGAGGAAAACGGTCTCTTCGTGAATACCGAAGGCCGCCCGCAGCTGGCATTCCGCGCCGGTTTCGCCCCCGGCGAGGCCAAGGAAAACTGGGCCATCCTGCGCGCGCTTTCGGCGGAACTGGACGCGGTGCTGCCCTTCGACAGCATGGCACAGCTGCGCCAGCAGATGGTCGACGCGGTGCCGCATCTGGCGCTGGTCGATGAGCTGATGGAAAACGAATGGCAGCCGCTGGACGCGGGCACATTTGGCGATGCGGGCTTCCGCGGCGCGGTGACGGATTTCTACCTCACCAACCCGATTGCGCGCGCCTCGCAGCTGATGGCGGAATTGTCGCAGAACGCCCGCGCCCGTCACTCCGCGCCGATCGCGGCCGAGTGA